The genomic DNA GTGATGGGCACGCGTCGAGGTTACTGGTCGCGCGCGACCGCGTAGCGCCGTAGCACCAGCGGGGCCGCGAAGGCGCCCAGCGGCTCGACGAAGGGCCAGCCGCGCTGCTCGGCGAGCCGGCGCACGGGGTCGAGGAGGAGGCCGTCGGCGAGGAAGAGCGGCCACAGCGCGACGGGCGCGTCCAGGTCGTCGACGACCGCGGCGAGCTTGGGCCGGCAGGTGCCGAACGCCTCCCGCACCCGGCCGCGGCGACGGTCGGAGAGCCGGACGGCGAGGTCGGCCACGGCCGCGTTGGCGTCGGGGCGCGAGGAGCCCACGGCGAAGAGCGCGGCGTCGAGGTCGCCGTCCACCTCGGCCGCGTCGAGGGCGGAGAGCAGCACGTCGGCGACGTCGTCCCCGGTGCCCAGGATGTCGGCGACGACGAGCTCGACCCCGCTGGTCCGCGCGGCCTCTGCGACGGCCTCGGGCACGTCCACCGTCGCGTGGAACGCCTGGGTGAACAGCAGCGGGACGACCACCGCGCGGGTGTGGCCCTCCTCGGCCAGGAGCGCGGCGACGCCCGCGAGGTCGGGCTCGGCGAGGTCGAGGTACGCCGCGTGGGCGGGCACGCCGGCCGCGGCCCCGACCGCGAT from Microlunatus sagamiharensis includes the following:
- a CDS encoding sirohydrochlorin chelatase; the encoded protein is MTFFHEPPADAGGSSRSRAEQHQPVPVVGLAHGSRHARGADAIEALMIAVGAAAGVPAHAAYLDLAEPDLAGVAALLAEEGHTRAVVVPLLFTQAFHATVDVPEAVAEAARTSGVELVVADILGTGDDVADVLLSALDAAEVDGDLDAALFAVGSSRPDANAAVADLAVRLSDRRRGRVREAFGTCRPKLAAVVDDLDAPVALWPLFLADGLLLDPVRRLAEQRGWPFVEPLGAFAAPLVLRRYAVARDQ